One genomic segment of Planctomycetota bacterium includes these proteins:
- the sufC gene encoding Fe-S cluster assembly ATPase SufC, producing MSQETLKISNLHVSVEGKSILRGVDMVIRRGEVHALMGPNGSGKTTLGYAIMGHPNYEVTEGSIEINGQDVLAMDPNERARAGIFLAFQRPMSIPGVKMADFLRHATTNVRRPDRKEGEELIPMREFRKELKAKMEQLRMDPEFARRYVNDGFSGGEMKRAEILQMAMLRPKFAILDETDSGLDVDAVRLASQSIAEIGGAEMGILIITHHDKLLEHNKPNFTHVMLGGRIVETGGPELAVELHERGYDRIRAAHPEAAAAEDAMKQPQVAEVGT from the coding sequence ATGTCCCAAGAAACTCTCAAAATCTCCAACCTGCATGTTTCGGTCGAAGGCAAGTCGATCTTGCGCGGCGTCGACATGGTCATTCGCCGTGGCGAAGTCCACGCCTTGATGGGCCCCAACGGCTCGGGCAAGACCACGCTCGGCTACGCCATTATGGGTCACCCGAACTACGAGGTGACCGAGGGCTCGATCGAGATCAACGGCCAGGATGTGCTGGCCATGGACCCCAACGAGCGCGCTCGCGCCGGCATCTTCTTGGCCTTTCAGCGGCCGATGTCGATCCCGGGCGTGAAGATGGCCGACTTCTTGCGCCACGCCACGACGAACGTCCGCCGCCCCGACCGCAAGGAAGGGGAAGAACTGATCCCGATGCGCGAGTTCCGCAAGGAACTGAAGGCCAAGATGGAACAGTTGCGAATGGACCCCGAGTTTGCCCGGCGTTACGTCAACGACGGGTTTTCTGGGGGCGAAATGAAACGGGCCGAGATTTTGCAGATGGCCATGCTGCGTCCCAAGTTCGCTATCCTCGACGAGACGGACAGCGGGCTGGACGTCGACGCGGTGCGACTGGCCAGCCAGAGCATTGCCGAGATCGGCGGCGCCGAGATGGGCATCTTGATCATCACCCACCACGACAAGCTGTTGGAACATAACAAGCCGAACTTCACCCACGTGATGCTCGGCGGTCGAATTGTGGAAACCGGCGGACCCGAATTGGCCGTCGAGCTGCACGAGCGCGGCTACGACCGGATTCGCGCCGCCCACCCCGAAGCGGCCGCGGCCGAAGACGCGATGAAGCAACCGCAAGTGGCCGAAGTGGGGACGTAG
- the sufB gene encoding Fe-S cluster assembly protein SufB, whose amino-acid sequence MATEIKPDFDVAAGEINKYDFRNEEKYVFKSRKGLDAEIVHQISDMKNEPQWMRDFRLKSLDIFNSKPTPKWGGAIDLNFQDIYYYIKPSDRQGRSWEDVPADIKNTFDRLGIPEAEKKFLAGVKAQYESEVVYGSLREDLANRGVIFTDTDSAVREYPDLVREYFSTVIPSADNKFAALNSAVWSGGSFIYVPKGVKIEFPLQAYFRINAENMGQFERTLIIVDEGAQIHYVEGCTAPMYSTESLHSAVVEVIVKKHARCRYTTIQNWANNIYNLVTKRAMAYEGATMEWIDGNLGSRLTMKYPAVYMMEPGARGEILSIAFSSKGQHQDAGAKVVHCAPHTSSRIISKSISKNGGRASYRGLVKVEPGAHKSKSNVVCDALILDSHSRSDTYPYVEVAEQDVSIGHEASVSRIGEEQLFYLTSRGLSEPEASTMIVNGFVEPLVRELPMEYAVEMNKLIELQMEGTVG is encoded by the coding sequence ATGGCCACCGAAATTAAACCTGATTTCGACGTCGCAGCGGGCGAAATCAACAAATACGACTTCCGTAACGAAGAGAAGTACGTCTTCAAAAGCCGGAAGGGGCTCGATGCCGAAATCGTGCATCAGATTTCGGACATGAAGAACGAGCCGCAGTGGATGCGCGACTTCCGCTTGAAGAGCCTGGACATCTTCAACAGCAAGCCGACGCCCAAATGGGGCGGCGCGATCGACCTGAACTTCCAGGACATCTACTACTACATCAAGCCGTCCGATCGTCAGGGTCGCAGTTGGGAAGATGTGCCCGCCGACATCAAGAACACCTTCGACCGCCTGGGCATTCCCGAAGCCGAGAAGAAATTCCTGGCCGGCGTGAAGGCCCAGTACGAAAGCGAAGTGGTCTACGGCTCGCTCCGCGAAGACCTGGCCAACCGGGGCGTGATCTTCACCGACACCGACTCGGCCGTCCGCGAATACCCGGACCTGGTCCGCGAGTATTTCTCGACGGTCATTCCCTCGGCCGACAACAAGTTCGCGGCCCTCAACTCGGCGGTCTGGTCGGGCGGCTCGTTCATTTACGTCCCCAAGGGAGTGAAGATCGAGTTCCCGCTGCAGGCCTACTTCCGCATCAATGCCGAGAACATGGGCCAGTTCGAGCGGACGCTGATCATCGTCGACGAGGGGGCGCAGATTCACTATGTCGAAGGCTGCACCGCGCCGATGTACAGCACCGAAAGCCTGCACTCGGCCGTCGTCGAGGTGATCGTCAAGAAGCACGCCCGCTGCCGCTACACCACGATCCAGAATTGGGCCAACAACATCTACAACCTGGTGACCAAGCGGGCGATGGCCTATGAAGGGGCCACCATGGAGTGGATCGATGGCAACCTGGGCAGTCGGCTGACCATGAAGTACCCGGCCGTCTACATGATGGAGCCCGGCGCGCGAGGCGAGATCCTATCGATCGCCTTTTCGTCCAAGGGTCAGCACCAGGACGCCGGCGCCAAGGTCGTCCACTGTGCCCCGCACACCAGCAGCCGAATCATCTCGAAGTCGATCTCCAAGAATGGCGGCCGGGCCAGCTATCGCGGGCTGGTCAAAGTCGAGCCCGGCGCGCACAAGAGCAAGAGCAACGTCGTCTGCGACGCCTTGATCCTCGACTCGCACAGCCGCAGCGACACGTATCCTTACGTCGAAGTGGCCGAGCAGGACGTGTCGATCGGCCACGAGGCGAGCGTCTCGCGCATCGGCGAAGAGCAGTTGTTCTATCTGACCAGCCGCGGCCTGAGCGAGCCCGAGGCCAGCACCATGATCGTCAACGGCTTCGTCGAGCCGCTGGTCCGCGAGTTGCCGATGGAATACGCGGTCGAGATGAACAAGCTGATCGAGCTGCAAATGGAAGGCACGGTCGGGTAA
- a CDS encoding NADH-quinone oxidoreductase subunit B, producing the protein MTKPWIEGRFEENVITTSVEQAINWARQASVWPMTFGLACCAIEMMAAGASRYDLDRFGAGAFRATPRQADLMIVAGTVTYKMASRVRRLYNMMPDPKFVIAMGACTVGGGPYFKYGYHVVKGVDLVVPVDVYVPGCPPRPEALLEGLMRIQDKIRGYKISKQRGSAPRFQEGIQTELELPVPHHSGYVDVEEKQPVFDHQKITG; encoded by the coding sequence ATGACCAAGCCATGGATTGAAGGACGGTTCGAGGAAAACGTCATCACGACGTCGGTCGAACAGGCGATCAACTGGGCCCGGCAAGCCAGCGTCTGGCCGATGACGTTCGGGCTGGCCTGTTGCGCCATCGAGATGATGGCCGCCGGCGCCAGCCGATACGACCTCGACCGGTTTGGGGCTGGCGCGTTTCGCGCCACGCCGCGGCAAGCCGACCTGATGATCGTGGCCGGCACCGTGACCTACAAAATGGCCAGCCGTGTCCGCCGGCTTTACAACATGATGCCCGACCCCAAGTTCGTCATCGCCATGGGGGCCTGCACCGTCGGCGGCGGACCATACTTCAAGTACGGCTACCACGTGGTCAAGGGGGTCGACCTGGTCGTGCCGGTCGACGTCTATGTGCCGGGCTGTCCGCCGCGCCCCGAAGCCCTGCTCGAAGGGCTGATGCGCATCCAAGACAAAATCCGCGGCTACAAGATCAGCAAGCAGCGCGGCTCGGCCCCGCGATTCCAGGAAGGCATTCAGACTGAGCTCGAGCTGCCGGTGCCGCACCACTCGGGCTACGTCGATGTCGAAGAGAAGCAGCCGGTGTTCGATCATCAGAAGATTACGGGTTAA
- a CDS encoding type II toxin-antitoxin system PemK/MazF family toxin — protein MPEPRRGEVWIVDLGYQAKTRPCAVLSVPVRDNERALVSFVPRTTQVRGTRFEVASNADFFDQQGVFDAQAIDTIDRSKLRRRIGALTSAELHEVENAVKRWLGFEADPGSASPPQGPHERDLGITQELT, from the coding sequence ATGCCTGAGCCGCGTCGCGGCGAAGTTTGGATCGTGGATTTAGGTTATCAGGCAAAGACGAGGCCCTGTGCGGTGTTGAGCGTTCCTGTCCGTGATAACGAACGGGCATTAGTTAGCTTTGTGCCACGTACAACTCAGGTGCGCGGAACTCGATTTGAAGTTGCAAGCAACGCAGATTTCTTTGACCAACAAGGTGTGTTTGATGCCCAAGCGATTGATACGATCGATCGCAGTAAGCTTAGGCGCAGAATTGGTGCTTTGACGTCAGCAGAGTTGCATGAGGTGGAAAACGCAGTCAAACGCTGGCTTGGTTTCGAGGCTGATCCAGGCAGTGCATCACCCCCACAGGGGCCTCACGAACGTGACCTTGGAATTACGCAGGAACTCACATGA
- a CDS encoding transcriptional regulator produces the protein MSTQSETSDGMLVDLLRRGGPLSIAEMATALAVTATAVRQRLTRLMGQGLVERDINRTGRGRPSHKYRATAKARHQAGTNAPDLALALWDEIRAVADPAVKRGLLERLAQRLARFYAPQVMGESLDQRVESVRNVFAERNIPLVATLTEASAPVEANTPAEATGPAAVATGLTLQVLDCPYGELAEHDRGVCAMERMLFSELLATPVKLTECRLDGHACCQFQTT, from the coding sequence TGCTGGTCGATCTGCTGCGCCGCGGCGGCCCATTGAGCATTGCCGAAATGGCGACGGCGCTGGCGGTTACAGCCACGGCCGTGCGGCAACGGCTGACCCGGTTGATGGGCCAAGGGCTGGTCGAACGGGACATCAATCGCACCGGGCGCGGCCGGCCCAGTCACAAGTACCGCGCCACGGCCAAGGCCCGGCACCAGGCCGGTACCAACGCCCCCGATCTGGCGCTGGCGTTGTGGGACGAGATTCGCGCGGTCGCCGACCCGGCGGTTAAGCGCGGCTTGCTCGAGCGGTTGGCTCAGCGGCTGGCCCGGTTTTACGCTCCGCAAGTCATGGGCGAGTCACTTGACCAGCGCGTCGAGTCGGTGCGCAACGTGTTTGCCGAACGAAACATTCCGCTGGTGGCTACGTTGACCGAGGCCAGCGCGCCCGTTGAAGCCAACACCCCGGCTGAGGCGACTGGACCGGCAGCGGTGGCGACCGGCCTGACGTTGCAGGTGCTCGACTGCCCGTACGGCGAGCTGGCCGAGCACGATCGGGGCGTATGTGCGATGGAGCGAATGCTGTTTTCCGAGCTGTTGGCGACGCCGGTCAAGCTGACCGAGTGCCGGCTGGACGGCCACGCTTGTTGCCAGTTTCAAACGACTTAG